The Ketobacter alkanivorans genome includes the window CAGCAGCAAACACAACATAAAGCCCGCCTGCATGGGAATGATCCAGCTTTTACGCCGCCCGAAGCGGGCACTGCCGTAATGATCCACATACGGCGCCCACAGAAATTTAAACGCCCAGGGCAACGCCACCAGGGACACCAGGCCAATTTTCTCTAAACTGACATCGTAATTACGCAATAATGCGGGCAAGGCCTGACTGAGAAAGCCAAACGGCAACCCCTGGGAAAAATAGAGACAGGACAACAGCCCCAGACGGAAAGTCAGCGATGATCCCATCAACAAACACTCATTTCACTGGCAAATAGCCTAGACATAATACTCGAATTGCCCGCTTAGTCATTGAAAATCCAAGCAAAGAGATTACCATTAGAGCCCTACAGCAGTGGTTTTTGTAACCGAGGAACATAATGATAAAGGTATTGATAGAGCGGACCATCGCCGAAGGACTGGAAGGCAACTACGAACACACCATCGTGGAGTTACTGAACCATGCCGAAAAATCACCAGGCTATCTGGGTGGCGAATCCTATCGGGACGCAAAACGCCCCAATCACTACGTGGTCATCTCCATGTGGGAAAGCATCAATGCCTGGCAGCTTTGGTTTGGCTCCTCCGCCCGAATGGAAATGCAGAACAAGATCAGCATGTTTTTGAAGGAGCCGGAGTGCTTCACAATACTGGAGCCTTGCGTCTATCAATCTGCGAAAGGCCTTCATCAACAGTCCTAATAGTTGATGCTGCAAGGCTAAACCGCACTAACGATTGCGCGGAGCAGCAAATACCGTAATTTCTTCTCGATCGTGGTAAAGCTGCTTCGCCTTCAGCTCGTAGGAACACCCAGCCGCTTCCAACGCTTCCTGCATATGGCTCAGAATCTGCGCCACCTCCAACCAGCGCCGTTTCATGGGCAGCTTGAGATTAAAAATCGCGAATCGGGTCCACCCCTGAATCAACCAGCGCTCCATCAGCTCTGCCACTCGGGAAGGCTTCTCCACCATATCGCACACCAGCCAATCCACGTTACGCACCGGCTTATAGTGAAAGGCATCCTCACGTAGATGAGCCACCTGCCCGCTATCCATCAGCCCTTTATCCATAGGGCCGTTATCAATTGCGGTAACCTGCATCCCTCGCTGCACCAATTGCCAGGTCCAGCCGCCGGGTGCTGCTCCCAGATCCACCGCTTTCTGAAAGGGTTTTAACAGGATGGCGCGCTGCGCTTGCGGTATTAATTGCAGCCAGGCCTCTTCTAATTTCAAGGTGGAGCGGCTGGGGGCCGAAGAGGGTTGCCGCAAACGGGGGAAACCCAACGGCCAGGGTGAAGCGTTATCGCACGGAGTATAACCCACCCACATATTGGTTCCGGATTCGAAAAAAACGTGAGCATGAACCGGTGCCTTGGCTCGGGTCAGCTTGGCGGTGGCTTTGGCGAATGGGCCTTCCAGTTTACGGGTCAGCTTAGACAAACTCTTGCCATCATTGGTATCCGGGAACGACATCCAGATATCCACGTATGGCTGCGCGCGCAACACCTCGCAAATGGGGCCCACCCTGTCGGCGGGCGGCAAATCTTCCAGATGGGCCGCCACCACCAACCATTGGCGGGCAAACACCAGGGTCTGAAACGGCAACGCTTTAACCAGTTTCGATCCGTCATCAGGCTGATGGCCTTCGAACACCACAAAACCAGCGTCCGTTTTTGCGCGCACAAAACCAAACACCCCACAACTGCTGGCCTTTTCCTGTATTTCTGCCGCCAGGTCCGATTCAAACCCCTGACGACAGGTCAGCAGTACTTGTTGCATATAGAAGCATCATCCGTAACGAAGAAGTGGGCGCATTCTACCGAAAGGAGCGCTTCATTAGCCAGGCATTCGACTATTCAGGTCGAAACTCCACTTGGCACTGGCTTAACACCACATTGCCTTTCTGGGTTTCAACCTGCATTAACGCCATGCCGGGTTCGGTTTTCCAGATACGGGTGATAATGCTGTCTCCCATATACACCTGATCAGAAAAGCGACCACTCATGGAGACAAAACGGGCAGGATCACCGCCACACAACGAGGACAATGCCGCGCGCCCGGCGAAGCCATAGGTACACAAGCCATGCAGAAAGGGCCGCTCAAACCCGCCAAACTTGGCAAAATTCGGGTCTATGTGAATGGGGTTACGATCCCCGGTGAGACGATACAGGGCAGCCTGCTCGGCGCGGGTGACATCCTCCACAACGACATCGGGATCACGCTCAGGAATGATCAGCGCCGGTGCTGATACGCCCCGCTCACCGCCAAAGCCTCCGGCTGCGCGTATAAAAAGCGTGGCATAGGTCGTGAACAGCGGGCCCTCATCGTCGGACACCGCGCATTCAACGCCAATAACCGCCGCCTTGCCCTTGTCCCAAACCTCCGCAATGCTGCCCACTGCCGTAGCCTTACCGCTGGCCGGGATGGGTCGGTGCAGGGTAATTTTCTGCTCCCCGTGCAACAGCATCGCCAGGTTAAACTGCACCTGCCCCATAACCGCACCCATCACGTTCAGGCCAGGGATCACCGCAAAGGTAGGCAGCACCTTAGGGCCGCGCGCCTCATACACAAAGTCCAATTCCTGCTCGGGCTTACAACCCACCGCCAAAGCATACAGTTGAACATCTTTCTCATTCCATGTGATATCGATTGGATCAGTGGACAACCCGACCAAATCCGCTGAAATAGGCTGCGCCATGGACATTTCCCTCAGTGTCTTTTTGTTATTGGCATAAAAAAACCCGCTCTGTTTCACCAGGGCGGGTTCTCAATTCACGAAGATCAAACCAGCAATTAAGCGGCAGTGATTTCCAGAATTTGTTTTTGCAGAGCTTTCTGATCGGCAGAAGGCTGAACAGTTTGCATAGCCATCAGCTTGCTCATGTCACCTTCAATTTTGATTTGACCAGACATGAAGCCTTGCATACCGGCAGACTGGTCGTTGTCGATGAACAGACGGTGAGCCAGATCAACAGGCAGGATCATCTTAGTAGGCGCGCTGTCGTGGTGACCTTTTTCGATCATGCCAGCATTCAGGCAGATGTCCACGTCGCCGAAATCAGTACCGTTAACAGTGATATTGATAACCAGGTCGTGCATAGCCGCAGGCACTTCCAGATCACCCGCCGCCGCTTTCAGTTCAGCAACTTTGGTAAACCAATCTTCAGACAGGAACTTGAGACTCATTATCTTCTCCTATGAATTTTTATTCTCGCTATCAGGGATGTCCCAGTAGCCTTTATACGCTGATCAATCAAACGACTGTTCGAGACGCTGTCAGCTAACTTATAAAATCCCCACCCCAAAGACAATAGCCTTTTGCACCAGGCACCCGTGTTTTTTGGTCAATTGCCCGTAAAAACAAATGGGCGGCCCTGTAAAAGCCGCCCATTTATTAAACTATTCAATAATTTCAACAGTTTGACAGTGCTCTAGCGAATGTCGTATCCACGCTCTTCGTGCAGCGCAATATCCAGGCCTTCTGTCTCCTGATCTTCGCTGACACGCAAGCCCAGCAGCGCATCCACCACTTTCAGCAGTATCCAGGACACCACAGCGGTATAACCAAAGGTCGCCACGATCCCGATTGCTTGCACTTTCAACTGCGATCCGATGGTGGCGTTATCTCCACCAAAGCCCAAACCGCTGAATACACCCAGCTCGGTAGAACAGAACACACCCACCAGGAACGTGCCCAGTATGCCGCCAACACCGTGCACCGGGAACACATCCAAAGAATCATCGATCTTCAAACGTTGCTTAACAAACATGGTGGCGTAGAAACAGATCACACCCGCACACAAACCAATCACCAGCGCCGCCGCAGGGCCAACCGAGCCGGATGCTGGGGTAATCGTACCCAAACCGGCAACCATACCGGTCACAATACCCAATACCGAGGGCTTGCCATGACGCACCCACTCACACGCCATCCAGGCTAACGAACCGGCTGCAGCAGAGATATGGGTTACCAGCAACGCCATAGCCGCATTACCATTGGCCGCCAACGCACTGCCGGCATTAAAACCAAACCAGCCCACCCACAGCATACCGGCACCGGTAACGGTCATGGTCATGTTATGAGGCATCATAACCGTGGTGGGAAACCCTCTGCGAGGGCCCATCACCAACGCCGCCACCAGCGCTGCAACCGCGGCAGTGATGTGAACCACAGAACCACCGGCAAAGTCTAAAAAGCCCATCTCGGCCAGCCAGCCACCGCCCCACACCCAATGACACACCGGCGCATACACCAGTAACAGCCAGGCGGAACTGAACAACAACATAGACGAAAAACGCATACGCTCAGCAAACGCACCCACAATCAAAGCCGGGGTAATAATGGCGAAGGTCATTTGAAACGCAGCAAACAGAACGGCAGGGATATCACCATTAAGGCTATCAACCGTCATGGCGGCAAACAGCACGTTACCAAAGTCACCGATAAAGGCACCCTGCTCATCCAGCGAACCAAATGCCATGGTGTAGCCCACCACAAACCACAGAATTGACATCAGGCAAGTCAGCGTAAAGCACTGCATCAGCACCGACAGCACGTTTTTTGAACGCACCAACCCACCGTAGAACAGCGATAAACCTGGAATGGTCATAAACAGTACCAACGCAGTGGCCGTGAGGATCCACGCCGTGTTGGCACCACTGAGATCATCAGCGAAGGATAATGAAGGAATAGATAGAAACAGCGACGCAAGCAAGGCCCGCTGCAGGTTGCCTTTACCAAACATTAAATTACACCCCTTGAAGGTAGATAGTTATAAATTGGCCTTTGTTAAACAAATTTACCGGTCGCAGAAATGCGCTACAGTGCATCTTCCCCCTGCTCGCCGGTACGAATGCGCACGACTTGTTCCAACTCTGAAACGAAGATCTTGCCATCTCCGATCTTGCTGGTATTGGCTGCTTTAGCGATTGCTTCGGTAACAACATCAACTAGATTGTCATTAACCGCCAACTGCAGTTTAAACTTGGGCACAAAGTCGATTACGTACTCTGCTCCCCGATATAGCTCGGTATGACCCTTCTGACGGCCAAAACCCTTTACTTCTTCCAGTGTCATCCCGGAAATTCCCATTTCCGTTAACACTTCACGTACATCATCTAACTTAAAAGGCTTGATGATTGCCGTAATCATTTTCATAATTGCCGCCCCAAAATTCTGTGGCTCGAGACACAGTGGTGGATTCTCGGATTTATTATTGGTCTATTGTGGTGCTACTGCACCATAAAAGAGCATGCAGAATGTGGGCCATCTGGATATTTCTATATATATCAATATGTTAGGAATTTTCAGGATAGAGCTTTCACGAAAAACGCACTTATGAAGCGCACCGCGGACCATTTGCGCACCGTTATAGAGCATTCCCTGACACCTCCAAAGGGGTATAAGGGGTACAAGAGGTGATTACCCTTAGTTGACTTGAATCAACAACATAAGGGCGATCACTCCTATAATGCAGACTGCTATTTTTGATGATGGCACTTTCTGCTCTCGTGAGAGAAACCGTAGTAACCGTGTGTGTTCAATCACTCAACACAGGAATGACACTCAATGAGTAATACTCCAGCTGCAACGCCGCAATACGATTATGGTGTCGTTAAGCAATTTTCGGTCATGACCGTTGTCTGGGGCATCGTGGGGATGGCTGTCGGCGTGTTTATCGCTGCCCAGCTCGCCTTCCCGGCCTTGAACTTTGATCTACCCTGGCTGACGTACAGTCGCCTGCGCCCCCTTCATACCAATGCAGTTATTTTCGCATTCGGTGGCTGCGCGCTGATGGCAACGTCCTTCTATGTGGTTCAACGCACTTGCCAAACCGGCCTCTTCGCTCCGGGGTTGGCCAAGTTTGTGTTCTGGGGATGGCAGCTTGTCATAGTGTTGGCGGCAGTAACGTTGCCCCTGGGTATATCCTCAGCAAAAGAATACGCCGAGCTGGAATGGCCCATCGACATTCTGATCGCCGTTGTTTGGGTAGCCTACGCCGTCGTGTTTTTCGGCACGATTACCAAACGCACAACTTCGCATATTTATGTGGCTAACTGGTTCTATGGTGCGTTCATCATCACCGTAGCCCTGCTGCACATCGTAAACAGCATGGCGATTCCGGTCACGTTAACCAAGTCCTACTCCGTGTACGCGGGTGCCATGGACGCCATGATCCAGTGGTGGTACGGCCACAACGCGGTTGGCTTCTTCCTGACGGCAGGCTTCCTGGGCATGATGTACTACTTTGTACCCAAGCAAGCAGGACGCCCTGTGTACTCTTATCGTCTGTCGATCGTACATTTCTGGGCACTGATCTCCATTTACATGTGGGCTGGCCCTCACCACCTGCATTACACCGCGCTGCCTGATTGGGCACAGTCCATCGGCATGGTGTTCTCTCTGGTTCTGCTTGCACCATCCTGGGGCGGCATGATCAACGGTATCATGACTCTTTCCGGCGCATGGGAAAAACTGCGGGATGATCCGGTTATCCGCTTCCTGATTGTGGCACTGTCATTCTATGGGATGTCTACGTTTGAAGGCCCCATGATGTCCATCAAGACAGTAAATGCGCTGTCTCACTACACTGACTGGACCATCGGCCACGTACACTCAGGTGCTCTGGGCTGGGTTGCCATGATCTCCATTGGCTCTATTTATGCTCTGATTCCCTGGTTGTATGGCAAAAAAGAAATGCACAATGTCGGCCTGGTTAACACCCATTTCTGGCTGGCCACTATCGGTACTGTTCTGTACATCGCCTCCATGTGGGTTGCCGGTATTTCTCAAGGCCTGATGTGGCGTGCAGTGAACGACGACGGCACCCTGACCTACACCTTCGTAGAAGCCCTGAAAGCAACCTACCCCTACTACGTAGTGCGCATGATTGGCGGCTTGGTGTTCTTGTCCGGCATGTTCCTGATGGCATACAACGTCTTCAAGACCATGAATTCCCCTGCCGCTTCTGGCAACACTGCTGCACAGCCAGCTTAAGGAGTAGAGAAGATGGCTAAGACACATGAAATAGTCGAAAAGAACGTTGGCTTGATGATCATCCTGACGCTGGTAGCGGTGAGCTTCGGTGGCCTGGTTGAGATCGTTCCCCTGTTCTTCCAAAAACAGACCACTCAGCCCATAGAAGGCCTGAAGCCCTGGACTGCACTGCAGCTGGAAGGCCGCGACGTATATATCCGTGAGGGTTGCAACACCTGCCACTCACAGATGATTCGCCCGTTCCGTGCTGAAACCGAGCGCTACGGTCATTACAGCGTTGCCGGTGAACACGTCTATGAGCATCCCTTCCTGTGGGGCTCCAAGCGTACCGGCCCTGATCTGGCTCGCGTTGGTCAACGTTACAGTGATCAGTGGCATTACGATCACCTGATGGATCCCCGTGATGTGGTTCCCGAATCCAATATGCCCGGTTTCCCCTGGCTGGACGAGAACATCCTCACCGGCGACATCACCGGTGCCAAGATGGAAGCGCTGCGTGCTGTAGGCGTGCCGTACACCGATGCAGACATTGCGGGTGCCAAAGCGGCGGTTGAAGGCAAGAAAGAAATGGACGCGCTCATCGCGTACTTGCAGGGATTGGGTACGTTCCTCAGTGTGAAGAGGTAACCCATATGGATATCAATACTTGGCGCGGCATCGCAACAGTATTGGCATTCGTCGCCTTTATCGGTGTGTGCTGGTGGACATTCAGCGCACGCCGCAAGAAAGGTTTTGATGATGCAGCCAATCTGCCGTTTGCAGACGACGCCAACCACGAGAACACCCTCAAGCACGAAAAAGGGCATGGAGATTAAAGAATGACTGGTATTGATTTTACACAAGGCTGGGTGAATGGTTGGATCATAACCATCGTCCTGATCAATCTGCTGGGTTGCCTGTGGCTGCTCTGGTGGACGCGCAAGCGCCCCGAAGACCCAATTAAAGACGGCGAATCCATGGGCCACTCTTTTGATGGCATCGAAGAACTGAACAACCCCCTGCCCCACTGGTGGTTGAATCTGTTCTATATCACCATTATTTTTGCGTTCATCTACCTCACGCTCTATCCCGGCTGGGGTGATGCCAAAGGCGTATTGGGGTGGACCTCAGTAAGCCAGTGGGAAACTGAAGTAGAGAAAGCAGAAAACCGCTATGACCGTTTGTTCGAAGAGTATGCCCAGATCCCAATGGAACAACTGGCTACCAACGATGAAGTCATAAAAACCGGCCAGCGTTTGTTTGGTAACAACTGCGCCATCTGTCACGGTTCCGATGCTCGCGGCAACAAGGGCTACCCCAACCTGACCGACAGCGACTGGCTGTATGGTGGGTCTCCTGAAAAAATCAAAGAGACTCTCAACAACGGACGCAGCGGCATGATGCCTGCTCTGGGCGCAGCCCTGGGTGAAGAAGGCGTGAAAAATGTCGTGGCCTATGTGCTGAGCCTGAGCGGACGTACCGGTGCCGGTAACGCCGAAGCCGGTAAAGAAAAGTTCAACATGATGTGTGCGGCCTGCCACGGCCCCGATGCCAAAGGCAATCACATGCTGGGCGCGCCCAACCTGACCGACAACATCTGGTTATACGGTGGAACCGAGGCCATCATCACAGAAACCATCAACGGCGGACGCCAAGGCAAAATGCCTGTGTTTAAAGATAAACTGACCCCAGCAAAGATTCACGTTCTGGCGGCCTATGTTTATAGCTTAAGCAAGTAAGTTTGACTAAAATCGGGGCGCGCCACCCTCAGGTGCGCGCCCTTTTTATCATCAGCACGCTGTAGAGCAGGTGAAGAGATGTCAACGCCCGATAAGATTGCAGTGAAAGAAATCAACCCGCAGGATAGCGGCGATCTATATAAAAAACGGGAAAAGATATATCAGCGACACCTCTCAGGATTTTTCCAAAACATTCGGATTGTTACGATCTGGATTACCTTGGGCGTCTACTTTCTAGGCCCTTGGCTGTCATGGGATAGCCGTCAGGCGGTCCTGTTCGATCTACCCGAGCGCAAATTTTACATATTCTGGTTTACCTTCTGGCCACAGGATTTCCTCTACCTATCCTGGCTGTTAATCATTGCCGCTTTTGCCCTGTTTTTCTTCACCGTACTGGCCGGCCGGGTCTGGTGTGGTTATACCTGTCCGCAAACGGTATGGACAACGTTCTTTATGTGGATAGAACACATCACAGAGGGCGACCGCCACCAGCGCATCAAACTGGATGCGCAGCCCATGTCCACCAAGAAATTCGTTAAAAAATTCATGAAACACAGCCTGTGGTTGGCGCTCTCCTTCTGGACAGCGTTTACCTTCGTAGGCTACTTCGCCCCGGTGCGCGAGCTGTGGTTTGACCTGTTCTACCTGAACGTGTCCGGCTGGGCACTGTTCTGGATGTTCTTTTTCACTGTAGCCACATACACCAACGCCGGCTGGCTGAGAGAGCAAGTATGCATGTACATGTGCCCATACGCTCGCTTCCAGAGCGTTATGTTCGATCGCGACACGCTCATAGTGACCTACGATGAAGCTCGCGGTGAGCCCCGTGGAGCCCGTAAAAAAACTGCC containing:
- the ccoP gene encoding cytochrome-c oxidase, cbb3-type subunit III; the encoded protein is MTGIDFTQGWVNGWIITIVLINLLGCLWLLWWTRKRPEDPIKDGESMGHSFDGIEELNNPLPHWWLNLFYITIIFAFIYLTLYPGWGDAKGVLGWTSVSQWETEVEKAENRYDRLFEEYAQIPMEQLATNDEVIKTGQRLFGNNCAICHGSDARGNKGYPNLTDSDWLYGGSPEKIKETLNNGRSGMMPALGAALGEEGVKNVVAYVLSLSGRTGAGNAEAGKEKFNMMCAACHGPDAKGNHMLGAPNLTDNIWLYGGTEAIITETINGGRQGKMPVFKDKLTPAKIHVLAAYVYSLSK
- a CDS encoding antibiotic biosynthesis monooxygenase family protein, whose translation is MIKVLIERTIAEGLEGNYEHTIVELLNHAEKSPGYLGGESYRDAKRPNHYVVISMWESINAWQLWFGSSARMEMQNKISMFLKEPECFTILEPCVYQSAKGLHQQS
- the rlmM gene encoding 23S rRNA (cytidine(2498)-2'-O)-methyltransferase RlmM, with amino-acid sequence MQQVLLTCRQGFESDLAAEIQEKASSCGVFGFVRAKTDAGFVVFEGHQPDDGSKLVKALPFQTLVFARQWLVVAAHLEDLPPADRVGPICEVLRAQPYVDIWMSFPDTNDGKSLSKLTRKLEGPFAKATAKLTRAKAPVHAHVFFESGTNMWVGYTPCDNASPWPLGFPRLRQPSSAPSRSTLKLEEAWLQLIPQAQRAILLKPFQKAVDLGAAPGGWTWQLVQRGMQVTAIDNGPMDKGLMDSGQVAHLREDAFHYKPVRNVDWLVCDMVEKPSRVAELMERWLIQGWTRFAIFNLKLPMKRRWLEVAQILSHMQEALEAAGCSYELKAKQLYHDREEITVFAAPRNR
- a CDS encoding cbb3-type cytochrome oxidase subunit 3, which gives rise to MDINTWRGIATVLAFVAFIGVCWWTFSARRKKGFDDAANLPFADDANHENTLKHEKGHGD
- the ccoO gene encoding cytochrome-c oxidase, cbb3-type subunit II; this encodes MAKTHEIVEKNVGLMIILTLVAVSFGGLVEIVPLFFQKQTTQPIEGLKPWTALQLEGRDVYIREGCNTCHSQMIRPFRAETERYGHYSVAGEHVYEHPFLWGSKRTGPDLARVGQRYSDQWHYDHLMDPRDVVPESNMPGFPWLDENILTGDITGAKMEALRAVGVPYTDADIAGAKAAVEGKKEMDALIAYLQGLGTFLSVKR
- a CDS encoding SCP2 sterol-binding domain-containing protein, which translates into the protein MSLKFLSEDWFTKVAELKAAAGDLEVPAAMHDLVINITVNGTDFGDVDICLNAGMIEKGHHDSAPTKMILPVDLAHRLFIDNDQSAGMQGFMSGQIKIEGDMSKLMAMQTVQPSADQKALQKQILEITAA
- the ccoG gene encoding cytochrome c oxidase accessory protein CcoG; its protein translation is MSTPDKIAVKEINPQDSGDLYKKREKIYQRHLSGFFQNIRIVTIWITLGVYFLGPWLSWDSRQAVLFDLPERKFYIFWFTFWPQDFLYLSWLLIIAAFALFFFTVLAGRVWCGYTCPQTVWTTFFMWIEHITEGDRHQRIKLDAQPMSTKKFVKKFMKHSLWLALSFWTAFTFVGYFAPVRELWFDLFYLNVSGWALFWMFFFTVATYTNAGWLREQVCMYMCPYARFQSVMFDRDTLIVTYDEARGEPRGARKKTANPDEMGLGSCINCQMCVQVCPTGIDIRNGLQYECIGCAACIDACDSIMDQMNYPRGLIKYSTENAIEGKPIHILRPRLIGYGVVLGLMIITFLSTVYSRVPLELDIIRDRNALYRETWQGTVENTYTLKIMNKTQAAQDYHIDVSGLDNIIPHIPKEVSTLAGELLTLVVTLEMKPEDIKQRNSTVYFTVKSASDPSQEVTEESRFLSPRN
- the ccoN gene encoding cytochrome-c oxidase, cbb3-type subunit I: MSNTPAATPQYDYGVVKQFSVMTVVWGIVGMAVGVFIAAQLAFPALNFDLPWLTYSRLRPLHTNAVIFAFGGCALMATSFYVVQRTCQTGLFAPGLAKFVFWGWQLVIVLAAVTLPLGISSAKEYAELEWPIDILIAVVWVAYAVVFFGTITKRTTSHIYVANWFYGAFIITVALLHIVNSMAIPVTLTKSYSVYAGAMDAMIQWWYGHNAVGFFLTAGFLGMMYYFVPKQAGRPVYSYRLSIVHFWALISIYMWAGPHHLHYTALPDWAQSIGMVFSLVLLAPSWGGMINGIMTLSGAWEKLRDDPVIRFLIVALSFYGMSTFEGPMMSIKTVNALSHYTDWTIGHVHSGALGWVAMISIGSIYALIPWLYGKKEMHNVGLVNTHFWLATIGTVLYIASMWVAGISQGLMWRAVNDDGTLTYTFVEALKATYPYYVVRMIGGLVFLSGMFLMAYNVFKTMNSPAASGNTAAQPA
- a CDS encoding ammonium transporter, coding for MFGKGNLQRALLASLFLSIPSLSFADDLSGANTAWILTATALVLFMTIPGLSLFYGGLVRSKNVLSVLMQCFTLTCLMSILWFVVGYTMAFGSLDEQGAFIGDFGNVLFAAMTVDSLNGDIPAVLFAAFQMTFAIITPALIVGAFAERMRFSSMLLFSSAWLLLVYAPVCHWVWGGGWLAEMGFLDFAGGSVVHITAAVAALVAALVMGPRRGFPTTVMMPHNMTMTVTGAGMLWVGWFGFNAGSALAANGNAAMALLVTHISAAAGSLAWMACEWVRHGKPSVLGIVTGMVAGLGTITPASGSVGPAAALVIGLCAGVICFYATMFVKQRLKIDDSLDVFPVHGVGGILGTFLVGVFCSTELGVFSGLGFGGDNATIGSQLKVQAIGIVATFGYTAVVSWILLKVVDALLGLRVSEDQETEGLDIALHEERGYDIR
- a CDS encoding MaoC/PaaZ C-terminal domain-containing protein, yielding MAQPISADLVGLSTDPIDITWNEKDVQLYALAVGCKPEQELDFVYEARGPKVLPTFAVIPGLNVMGAVMGQVQFNLAMLLHGEQKITLHRPIPASGKATAVGSIAEVWDKGKAAVIGVECAVSDDEGPLFTTYATLFIRAAGGFGGERGVSAPALIIPERDPDVVVEDVTRAEQAALYRLTGDRNPIHIDPNFAKFGGFERPFLHGLCTYGFAGRAALSSLCGGDPARFVSMSGRFSDQVYMGDSIITRIWKTEPGMALMQVETQKGNVVLSQCQVEFRPE
- a CDS encoding P-II family nitrogen regulator produces the protein MKMITAIIKPFKLDDVREVLTEMGISGMTLEEVKGFGRQKGHTELYRGAEYVIDFVPKFKLQLAVNDNLVDVVTEAIAKAANTSKIGDGKIFVSELEQVVRIRTGEQGEDAL